AAGTGACAATCAAATATAAGATTTCAAACTAGAAGAGTAAACAAACATAAAACAATGACATGAGTATATGAATGAAGTTGATAACTAACCATCATGCAATTCTCCCAAAGCTTCAAAAAGAGGGAAGCCTTTTGTCTTGAACTTTCCAGCTTTAGGGTGTGACTACATAGTTGACAAGAAAATGATATTAGAGCATGCAACAAGTAATGAAACTTTTAGGGAATAACAATGACATTCTTACTATGATGATGTTTTTCCAAAGTGGTGGATCCGCTAGAATCCTGCACTGCCGGTCGTCCCATGAAACGCTGCTTTGCTTCCTTATCTCTTTGATCTTCTTGTATTCTCTTTTCAACTCTTTTTCCTGTTCTTGGATTTTCTTCTTCTCGTACCTAGCATAAGGATTCTTTTGGTGGAATTTCTTCACTATCGTATTCCATGCTTCTGAGCTCCATCCATTTTGGCCCTTATGTTCAGGTGTATCATGCTCACGAAGCAAGTCCACAAGATCTTTCTCAAGGCTTGCATTCCACTGTGCTCTATCTTCTGCATTTCCACATTGTATGTTAATGTACCTTTTTCTATCTTAACTATTTTGGTTTTAAGCAAATAAAGTCCCGACAAGAGAAATAAAGTCACGTCTAGTTTATTACCTTTGGGAGACCCTCTCCTCCTCTTTGTCACACTGCTTGTAGGAGGTGATGCTCTATCCCTTTCGACAGCTTTTTTGAGGAGGCTCAACCTTGGTGACCCTCGAGCAGTCATCATAGTGACTTCTGAACAATATTTATGACATGAACAACAGAAAAAAAAACATAAACTTCTACACTATACTTATTACTACTACACTACAAATGACAAGTTATGCATGTCGATAATCAGCCCACATTTGATGAGCAATGGCATCTCTAAGGTTGTCGCCTTCATGGTTGATTTGATGATTTTGAGGAATATCACCGTCAGGAAGATCAACAAAATT
The DNA window shown above is from Triticum urartu cultivar G1812 unplaced genomic scaffold, Tu2.1 TuUngrouped_contig_9874, whole genome shotgun sequence and carries:
- the LOC125532414 gene encoding L10-interacting MYB domain-containing protein-like — encoded protein: MMTARGSPRLSLLKKAVERDRASPPTSSVTKRRRGSPKEDRAQWNASLEKDLVDLLREHDTPEHKGQNGWSSEAWNTIVKKFHQKNPYARYEKKKIQEQEKELKREYKKIKEIRKQSSVSWDDRQCRILADPPLWKNIIISHPKAGKFKTKGFPLFEALGELHDG